AAAGAGTCGGAATCACAACTCCCCTTCCCTGGCCAAAATTGACCTCAGATAAAACAACGGCTTTGATAACTACCGGATTTACAAATTGAAAATTTATTCGTGTGATAGGTCTTGATGATTCAATACCTAAAAATGTATCCACAAAATCATCACCTTCCACTACTGTCTCGCCAATCAACATAAGCTCATCAAAAACTTGAATCAAAATGCTCTCACTACAATCAGGTATGGGAGCATTATTAGTTAAGCATCCCAAGATAAAGCTGACAGCTGTTGGACTGTTTGAAAATACTACGTCCAAGGCTTCTACAATTGTGTTGTGACCAAGAACGTTAGGAGGATTGTTATTTAGCATTGCAAAATCTGCTCCTGCAACAAACATACCGTTAATAGTAGGACCCGGCACGTCAATAAATTCTATATCTGGCAAAATATCTCCGGGCATGAAGCAGGCATCATCACTGAATTGGTTGATAGGGGGTTGGCAGGGAGAACCGCCAAATTGCGGTTGATTTGATGCTTGGAAGTTCTGTTTTAGAAGATTAGGATTGTTTACGTTAAAAGCCGCCTGGTCATTTGTGAAATTGACACGAGCATGAGCATCAAAAAATGAAATCAAAATAACAAAAGATAAACTCACAAGACTATAAAGTGTATAATTTTTCATATAAGCCCCCTCTTATCTACTGATAAACTAATGTTATAATACTTTATTATAATTATCAATTAACCATAATCACAACAGAACACAAAAAAACCGCCCAGGTCTAAAATTACTAAACAAGGGCGGTTTTACTTTTTATAAAAGGGTATTACAAATTAGCTTTTAATAAGGAGGACCCCATGGTCTGTAGTAAGGACCTGGGAAGTGGCACCAAGTGCCGCCGGTGTACCAGTTTCTTCGGCAAACAGCCCCACGCGGACCTACCCACCAATCGATAAATAGCGCCGCGAGCCCGCCTTCTGCCGGTGGATCGCCATCTAGTACTTTTACTTTGTATGTAATATTTCCGTCTGCAAACTCAGGGTCCATAAGCTCAACTACGATATTAGTTGCGCCCTCTTTATCACCTAATATAGAAAGGTTAGCATTTGGCGGATCAGCAGCGAAACTGTCTTTACCCTCATCCCAAATTTTTAGAAAATGGGAAGTTGGAACGTGACCTGCCGCCCTCTGTGGACGGTCTGCAAAAAATGTCATGGACGGGGCTACCCCTTTCATTGTCATAGTGCCGTTTTCTTTATCAAAACTCACTCCCTGGGCGCTTTGAACAAACATAAAGCTCACTGCATCTTTATCTACTTCGGCAAATGAATCATTTATAAAAACTACTGACAGAACTAAAACCATTGATAGAATTAAAGCTCTCATAAACCGCCTCCTTTAAGGTATTTTGGTAATACCTTAGCACACGACATTTAAGTATTCATTAAGAATTTTTATTGGTGTAAAATTGAAAAGGGAGTCTGTTTTTATAAGATCTCCCTTTTATTTAATTTCAATAGGTTGTGAAGTATAGACTATTAGCAGCCGCAATTTGCACAGGTAAGACCCGGGCCAAGGTTGCAGCACTGTGGGGTAGGATTAGTATTTATACACGGATCGGAGTCCGGACCTAAAAGCGGGCAGACTACATTAGCTCCGTCACCACATGTACCGCCCATAGGATTGAACATGAATGGAGGTAGAGAGCCTGAATCAATAAACAAAAAAGCAGGCCCGAATGGCGAATCAAGATCAGCTATTGACCTTGATACAATGGAGTCGCCGCTGAAGGTTGTAACGGGCGTGAAGTCAAGCGAAGTCGCTGTATACTCAACAACGCCGGTCTGCGGGTCATACTCGGGGTTGCTAAGTGACACAGGAACTGTAATAGCGGTGCCGTTTTCTCTTAGCGCTAGAACTGAATTAGGATTAAAGTTTGTAAAAATTTCATCATAAAAAACAAAGAAATTAGTCGTATTAACTACACCGGCTTCAAATCCGGGATTTTCTGCAAAGAATGTGGTTACAGGGGATAGCTCTAACTGAATGATAAACTGCCCCTCTTGCGTAGAGGCAATCACGGATCCAGAAACAATGTTCTGAATGAAATCCACGTCTTCTGATTGGTCCTGACCTGTCGCGTCATTATCACAGCTTATAAGAGATCCTGCTGCAAAAAATAGCAATACTAAAATTAATAATGTTTTAGTTTTCATACTATCCCCCCCAGATTTTTAATCTACTAAAGTTATGGATTATTCTATTTCCCAGACACCATTTGAGTACCTGCGAGTCGCTGTGTCAGTGTTGGTAAAATCAATATCAACAAATGTGATCGGCTGATCAATAAATTGTTCGCCAGTCTGAGTTTCTTGAGAAAACCAAACTCTTACTTTTTGTGTAGGTGTCA
The nucleotide sequence above comes from Thermodesulfobacteriota bacterium. Encoded proteins:
- a CDS encoding IPTL-CTERM sorting domain-containing protein, whose product is MKNYTLYSLVSLSFVILISFFDAHARVNFTNDQAAFNVNNPNLLKQNFQASNQPQFGGSPCQPPINQFSDDACFMPGDILPDIEFIDVPGPTINGMFVAGADFAMLNNNPPNVLGHNTIVEALDVVFSNSPTAVSFILGCLTNNAPIPDCSESILIQVFDELMLIGETVVEGDDFVDTFLGIESSRPITRINFQFVNPVVIKAVVLSEVNFGQGRGVVIPTLSEWGLIATASVMGVIGILAVRRKKTIS